The region TCCTCAAGCCGGCCGTGACGGCCTGAGTCCGCAGCCCACGATGTCACCACCGACGACTCCGCGCCGGTGCGGAGTCCTCGCGCGCCGACGCGGGACCGTACGGAAGCCCTGAGGTGCCCCGGCCCGATGGATCGCGGCGGGGCGCCGCAGCGCCCGGCACGGCACCTCACACCGAGCCGCCCGTGCCCGCGGTGCCCGCCGTGCCGTGCAGGAAGAGGGCCCAGGCGAGCACGCCGAAGGCGGCGGTGTGGGCGAGCGCGCGGACGAGGTTCCAGGTGACCCACCGGCCCTCGAAGCCGTCGCGTGCGGCCTGGAGGTCGCCGGACCGGTCGGCCGGATCACCGGAGCCACCGGAGGCAGCCGGGCCCTCGTTCGTCGGGACCTTGTCGAGCGCGTTGTTGAGCGGGACGTTGACGCCCCCGGTGACGAGGAAGCCCGCCAGGTACAGCACCAGGGCGGCGAGGATCCAGGGCAGGGCGATCCGGCCGGGCCCGTTCCGGGCCAGGATCGCGGCGAGGACGAGCAGGGGGATCGGCAGCAGAAAGGGGAGCAGGAACCAGCCGTTGACGATGGCCCTGTTGATGTTCCGCATGGCCTGCACGAAAGTGCGGTCGTCGGAACGGCGGAGGCCGGGCATCACCGCGTAGGCGAAGGCGGTGAACAGGCCGGCCATCAGGCCCACGCCGAGGGTCGCGACGAGGAGCGTGGCGGTCTGCAGGGCTCTCATG is a window of Streptomyces caniferus DNA encoding:
- a CDS encoding anthrone oxygenase family protein, with translation MRALQTATLLVATLGVGLMAGLFTAFAYAVMPGLRRSDDRTFVQAMRNINRAIVNGWFLLPFLLPIPLLVLAAILARNGPGRIALPWILAALVLYLAGFLVTGGVNVPLNNALDKVPTNEGPAASGGSGDPADRSGDLQAARDGFEGRWVTWNLVRALAHTAAFGVLAWALFLHGTAGTAGTGGSV